One Eurosta solidaginis isolate ZX-2024a chromosome 5, ASM4086904v1, whole genome shotgun sequence DNA segment encodes these proteins:
- the NUCB1 gene encoding nucleobindin-2 has product MRLKVKWLLIFVSVAALFQLTLALPVSKNKPEEKEEASSTSATTDVETALEYERYLKEVVDALESDPEFRKKLDKAPEADIRNGKIAQELEYVNHHVRTKLDEIKRREIERLRQLANQEYELENEIDREHLKIPEHLDHDNQHTFEIEDLEKLIKKTSEDLAEADRKRREEFKKYEMQKEFEKETKLKALPEEERKKFEQEEKEKQEKHKKHEKVHHPGNKAQFEEVWEKQDQMDRKDFDPHAFFMMHDVDGNGFWDEVEVKALFVKELDKVYQAGLPEDDMRERAEEMERMREHVFEEADTNRDSLISYKEFLEQTKRDEWNKDPEWETVDEKPQYTHEEYLEFERRRQEEVQRMIAQGLLPPHPNMPQGYYPNGAHDAYQMGGAHNNEIPHGQQPLHYQQPQQQYLQQQQQYAQQQQQYMQQQYQGQPIQLNPNQAYQVVNGQQQQHQQMPPQQYAQVPQQAPHYQLPPQQQQHLQQMPQQQYQQQVPPQAPQFQQQQQQQQVQQQPQVQQQQPQLQQQQPQLQQQQPQLQQQQPQAPAPVQQQLPVAAQQPQIQAHQPQVVQQQQPVAGVVKPAQQQQNIPPNK; this is encoded by the exons ATGAGGCTGAAAGTAAAATGGTTATTAATATTTGTTAGTGTAGCTGCATTGTTTCAGCTTACGCTGGCACTGCCCGTAAGCAAAAATAAACCTGAAGAAAAGGAGGAAGCTTCTAGCACATCTGCTACAACAGATGTTGAAACTGCATTGGAATATGAAAGATACTTGAAAGAAGTTGTAGATGCGCTAGAAAGCGATCCCGAATTTCGCAAAAAGTTGGATAAAGCTCCTGAAGCTGACATACGT AATGGAAAAATCGCACAAGAATTGGAATATGTGAATCATCATGTACGTACTAAATTAGATGAAATTAAACGCCGTGAAATTGAACGTTTACGCCAATTGGCAAATCAAGAATATGAATTAGAAAATGAAATCGATCGCGAACATCTAAAAATACCCGAACATTTGGATCATGATAATCAGCATACATTCGAAATCGAAGATCTTGAAAAGTTGATTAAGAAAACTTCTGAAGATTTAGCTGAAGCAGACCGTAAGCGACGTGAAGAATTTAAGAAATACGAAATGCAAAAAGAATTTGAAAAGGAAACCAAATTAAAAGCACTGCCAGAGGAGGAACGGAAAAAGTTTGAACAAGAGGAAAAGGAAAAGCAAGAGAAGCATAAAAAACACGAAAAAGTTCATCATCCAGGCAATAAAGCGCAGTTTGAGGAGGTTTGGGAAAAGCAAGATCAAATGGATAGAAAAGATTTTGATCCACACGCGTTTTTCATGATGCATG ACGTAGACGGAAATGGTTTCTGGGATGAAGTGGAGGTGAAAGCGCTCTTTGTCAAGGAGTTAGATAAAGTTTACCAGGCTGGACTACCTGAAGATGATATGCGTGAACGCGCTGAAGAAATGGAACGTATGCGTGAACATGTTTTCGAAGAGGCAGACACGAATAGAGATAGCCTAATAAGTTATAAAGAATTTTTGGAACAAACTAAACGTGATGAATGGAATAAGGATCCCGAATGGGAGACAGTCGACGAGAAACCTCAGTATACACATGAAGAGTATTTGGAATTTGAGCGTCGTCGGCAAGAAGAGGTTCAGCGTATGattgcacaaggattg TTACCACCACATCCAAATATGCCACAAGGCTATTATCCTAACGGCGCACATGATGCCTATCAAATGGGTGGTGCACATAATAATGAAATTCCCCATGGCCAACAGCCGTTGCATTATcagcaaccacaacaacaatatttgcaacagcagcaacaatacGCACAGCAGCAACAGCAATATATGCAACAACAATACCAAGGACAACCAATTCAACTTAATCCTAACCAAGCATATCAAGTGGTAaatggacaacaacaacaacaccagcaaatGCCACCGCAGCAATATGCGCAGGTGCCCCAACAAGCTCCACATTATCAGCTGCCaccacagcagcaacaacacttgCAACAAAtgccacaacaacaatatcaacagcAAGTGCCACCTCAAGCACCACAATttcaacagcagcagcaacaacaacaagttcaacaacaaccacaggttcagcaacaacaaccacagttacagcaacaacaaccacagttacagcaacaacaaccacagtTACAGCAGCAACAACCACAGGCACCGGCTCCAGTACAGCAGCAGCTACCAGTAGCAGCTCAGCAACCTCAAATACAAGCACACCAGCCGCAAGTAGTACAGCAGCAACAACCAGTTGCTGGTGTCGTAAAACCtgctcaacaacaacaaaacattccACCAAATAAATAA
- the LOC137234036 gene encoding CDAN1-interacting nuclease 1, whose protein sequence is MAACTSAEKTITKTCENKIKMNKKRILNATEYISICKYIQNYHGLATDCEMEMVQRIFTDIDKQTLKSIQQTELNTRLRSQHFNYEAKAKKYLQAFEDQVATHPLPTLLLKIACLEAISPMTLCRLILQQKYKFQHKSELSRLLKYPYLIDDAKLAANVAQCMCSDSQDGPLVDLRRRILGEEYEFKLKQMAQAANMHYHEESDLRRLGYDKTPDIKMIVPFLYKSEVVNWIESKACFGDIKTHKWYIQQQLNSYCNRFGAGIVIYWFGYHEETPHIADNNVGITVLAEFPSTEDMIFLNLADDDNVYIGPTSASALEVKLNKMEINDGSQV, encoded by the exons ATGGCGGCCTGCACTTCAGCCGAGAAAACCATCACAAAAACTTGCGAAAACAAGATAAAAATGAACAAAAAGCGTATACTAAATGCTACTGAGTATATAAGCATTTGTAAATACATACAAAATTATCATGGCCTTGCAACTGACTGTGAAATGGAAATGGTGCAACGTATTTTTACGGACATTGATAAACAAACTTTAAAAAGTATACAACAGACTGAATTAAACACACGTCTTAGATCGCAACATTTTAATTACGAAGCGAAAGCTAAAAAGTACCTGCAAGC cTTTGAAGATCAAGTGGCCACGCATCCTTTACCGACACTACTTTTGAAAATCGCCTGCCTGGAAGCCATTAGTCCCATGACACTATGTCGGTTAATACTACAGCAAAAGTACAAATTTCAACATAAATCAGAGCTAAGCAGACTGCTAAAATATCCATATCTCATTGATGACGCAAAGTTAGCAGCGAATGTAGCGCAATGTATGTGTAGCGATTCACAAGATGGGCCACTTGTTGATTTGCGTCGACGCATCTTAGGCGAAGAATATGAGTTTAAG CTTAAACAAATGGCTCAAGCTGCCAACATGCATTACCATGAGGAGAGCGATTTACGCCGCTTGGGCTACGATAAGACTCCGGATATAAAAATGATTGTGCCTTTCCTGTACAAAAGTGAAGTGGTTAATTGGATTGAGAGCAAGGCTTGTTTTGGCGATATTAAAACACATAAGTGGTACATACAACAGCAGTTAAATAGCTATTGTAATCG ATTTGGTGCGGGTATTGTAATTTATTGGTTTGGTTATCATGAAGAGACTCCTCATATAGCTGATAATAATGTAGGCATTACTGTGTTGGCTGAATTTCCATCTACCGAAGATATGATTTTTCTCAATCTAGCCGATGATGATAACGTGTACATAGGACCTACATCTGCCAGCGCTTTAGaagtaaaactaaataaaatggaAATCAATGATGGTAGTCAGGTCTAA